The window TTTTTTACCAGGAGCTAAAATCATAATCTCAGACTATCGAATCTCTCCTATGGGCTATAAAAAAGAAGCTTACTCTTTTCCGTTAAAAAAAGGAGATCGACCTCCTTTAACAGTGAATGCTGTTCTACAATACAGAAGCGCTCCACAATCGCTTGTAAATTCCCTTTTAGGAAAGGATGCTCCAACTATTCCTATTCTTGACATGGCAGAAGCATCTGCAACGATAAAATAAAATTAACATCGATAGAGTTATTTTTGTCTACCGCTGTCTTGGACCTTATCGATTGAAATCCTCAACAAGTCTAACTCTTCACATCTACCTTAATGGTTTTCTTCTTACTTAATTTTTTCTTTGGTATCAAGATCTCAAGAACTCCCCTGTTATATTTGGCTTTTAATCCCTTAGATTCTACTATAATTGGTAGATGGATTATCCTATGAAATCTTCCATAAAATCTCTACCTCGTAAGATAACCATCAACCTTTTTTCCTATATCCCCTTTTCTTTCTCCTGAGATAGCTAAGACATGACCGTCAAAGGATATAATGGTTCCATGAAAATTTTTTAAAAGATGGAAGATAAGGTTCTGAATTGAAATATTAATCAAAAATATCTTCTAAAGGAGTGGGATAGCTAACAACCTCTTTTTTTCTACGAACAAATACATACAAAATTCCAGAAACATAGAGATCAACAAAAAACATCTTGTTTCTTCTCGCCATAAACCTCATCGTTTTACACGCTAATTTTGGAACCCCATAGATAACGGGAACAATTAGGAATATGGTGAAAATTCCTAAAGCGATCTGTTTCATGAAAAATAAATAAATAGCCATTAAAACAATAGCTATAGGAATGTTGTTGAGAACAAGACCTAAGAGCCTTAAGAATACAGGACAATATTTTTCTAAATGTTTTACACCTACCTGCGTGGACCACCAACTGTTAGATAAGGTCATATCTAATAACCATGATATTTCTCTCCTCTTTTCCGCTGTCCTTATTTTATTAAAAAATGTATCAGATATAGTCAGAGTCATGTATTCTCTCTACTTTTTATTGATAATGTTGAATCTCTCAATATTTAATTTACTCTGAAAATTTATTATTTTATACTTATTTGAATTGACGATTTCTGTCAAGTCTTTTTATAACTTGAAGGACCTAAGATAAAACTTTTAAAAAGTTATTGCCTCTTCTTTTTATTTATGCTAAAAACAAAAAACTTTTATCTTTAAGAGGAGGATTTTAATGGACTATTTCCTGACTGATGAACAAAAAGAGATTAGAAATCTAGCCCGCCAGATTGCCGATGAAAAGATTGCACCTGTTGCCATTGAATACGATGAAAAGGGAGAGTTCGCATGGGAAATAGTTGAGATCTTGGCAAAATCTGATCTCTGCGGTCTATACATCGATGAAAAATATGGAGGATTAGGTGGAGGAGTCTTTGAACTCTGTCTTGTTACAGAAGAACTAAGTAGGGCATGCGGCGGAATCGCTCTTTCCATCGCCGCAACTGCACTGGGAGCATTTCCAATCATCCTTAGTGGTTCTGAAGATCAGAAGGAAAGATATCTTCCTGATATAGCAAAAGGAAAAAAACTTGCAGCCTTTGCTATCACTGAGGCTGATGCTGGAAGCGATGTCGGTGCCATGCAGACCACAGCTCGTAGGGAGGAAAATTTTTATATACTAAACGGTACCAAACAGTGGATAACAAATGCAGGAGAAGCAGAAATCTATGTAGTCATTGCTATGACAAATAAGAGCAAGGGACCAAGGGGAGCAAGTGCCTTTATTGTAGAAAAAGGATTTCCTGGAATATCCTTTGGTAAAAAGGAAAATAAGATGGGAATCAGATCTTCTGCAACAAGGGAGGTCATTTTTGATGATTGCAAGGTCCCAAAGGAAAATCTCCTCGGTGGTGAAGGTAAAGGTTTTATAATAGCTTTAAAAAACTTTGACCATTCTAGACCAGGGGTAGGAGCTCAAGCTATTGGAATTGCTCAAGGGGCATTAGAAAAAGCTGTTCAATATGCCAAGGAAAGGGAACAGTTTGGAAGCCCCATATCATCCTTCCAAGGAATACAATTCATGCTCGCAGATATGGCCACTCAGATCGAAGCTGCCAGAGCCCTTGTTTATTCTGTGGCTAAAGCTATTGACAGCGGCCAAAAAGGGTTTGCAAAGGAATCAGCCATGGCAAAGCTGTTTGCCTCAGACGTGGCTATGAAGGTAACGACTGATGCGGTTCAGATATTCGGTGGTTATGGATATATGAAAGAATATCCTATTGAAAAGATGATGAGGGATGCCAAGATTACTCAGATCTACGAGGGAACAAATCAAATACAGAGGAGCATCATAGCCCATGCATTAATTAAAGAGGCAGCCAGTAAAAAGAAGAAATAGCAGGGGTAACAAATGAAAATTATAGTTTGCGTGAAAGATGTCCCTGATACTGAATCCAATATAAGGATTACTCATGATGGTAAAGGGATAGAACAAGAAAGCGTAACATTTATCCTCAATCCTTATGACGAATTTGCTGTTGAAGAGGCTTTGAGGATAAAAGAATCAATTGGTGGAGAGGTAACGGCGCTCACCCTGGGCCTGCAATCCGCTGAAAGAGTCCTAAGAGCATGCTTTGGGTTAGGTGTTGATAATGGCATTTTAATTAGAGATGATAGCTTT is drawn from Nitrospinota bacterium and contains these coding sequences:
- a CDS encoding cytochrome c family protein, translated to SSDGLIRFKVKVTNAGAGHYLPTGLTFVRQMWLHVIVKDEKGNIVFESGKVDKKGNIDPEAVIYRSVLGDKDGKPTYFLPGAKIIISDYRISPMGYKKEAYSFPLKKGDRPPLTVNAVLQYRSAPQSLVNSLLGKDAPTIPILDMAEASATIK
- a CDS encoding acyl-CoA dehydrogenase family protein, encoding MDYFLTDEQKEIRNLARQIADEKIAPVAIEYDEKGEFAWEIVEILAKSDLCGLYIDEKYGGLGGGVFELCLVTEELSRACGGIALSIAATALGAFPIILSGSEDQKERYLPDIAKGKKLAAFAITEADAGSDVGAMQTTARREENFYILNGTKQWITNAGEAEIYVVIAMTNKSKGPRGASAFIVEKGFPGISFGKKENKMGIRSSATREVIFDDCKVPKENLLGGEGKGFIIALKNFDHSRPGVGAQAIGIAQGALEKAVQYAKEREQFGSPISSFQGIQFMLADMATQIEAARALVYSVAKAIDSGQKGFAKESAMAKLFASDVAMKVTTDAVQIFGGYGYMKEYPIEKMMRDAKITQIYEGTNQIQRSIIAHALIKEAASKKKK